One region of Chrysemys picta bellii isolate R12L10 chromosome 21, ASM1138683v2, whole genome shotgun sequence genomic DNA includes:
- the SVBP gene encoding small vasohibin-binding protein, translating into MEPGGGRKEKPKPKEPISRLEKAKQKSAQQELKQRQRAEIYALNRVMTELEQQQFDAFCKQMQASGE; encoded by the exons ATGGAGCCCGGCGGCGGGCGGAAGGAGAAACCCAAACCCAAGGAGCCCATCAGCCGCCTGGAGAAGGCCAAGCAGAAATCCGCCCAGCAGGAGCTGAAGCAGAGGCAGAGAGCGGAG ATCTACGCCCTGAACAGAGTGATGACGGAGCTTGAACAGCAGCAGTTCGATGCCTTCTGCAAGCAGATGCAGGCTTCTGGAGAATGA